From one Paramormyrops kingsleyae isolate MSU_618 chromosome 1, PKINGS_0.4, whole genome shotgun sequence genomic stretch:
- the frs2a gene encoding fibroblast growth factor receptor substrate 2a isoform X1 gives MGSCCSCPDKESIPDNHQTKFKVINVDDDGNELGSGIMELTEEELILHTHKRHAVRWPYLCLRRYGYDSNLFSFESGRRCQTGQGIFAFKCARAEEIFNMLQDVMHNNSISVVEEPVLEANHSHVEPDLPRTPRTPTTPGYTGPALPNGVPHPRYPSFGEGSSRPSSRHPSVGSARLPSVGEESTHPLLVADEPIHTYVNTSGVQDERSAHKSSQGPTEPRLSLTESMAPPEEPEPRVLLEPEGVKFVLGPTPVQKQLMAKQQQRVAGDGEQKGGEPAPPVPPPPLGGINGGVVPGNPVDCDTGYDSDERKETPPVAKPAYEHFNGTASGPAPRRSRPPMPLPDAQNVNNSAQRRTALLNYENLPALPPVWEAPKPSSEGEEDEEEEEEAFAPKTPSLNGYHQHSSLDPMHNYVNTENVTVPLSAHKLDSGRQRDSSAPTVFNFDLRRPGPEAPRQLNYIEVEMERGSDSSNPQTPKTPTTPLPQTPTRRTELYAVIDIERTAAMSILQKALPRDDGTARKTRHNSTDLPM, from the exons ATGGGTAGCTGTTGTAGCTGTCCAGATAAAGAATCAATCCCAGATAACCATCAAACCAAGTTTAAG GTGATCAACGTGGATGACGATGGGAATGAGCTGGGCTCGGGCATCATGGAGCTGACGGAGGAGGAGCTCATCCTGCACACGCACAAGCGCCATGCCGTCCGCTGGCCCTACCTATGCCTGCGTCGATATGGTTATGACTCCAACCTCTTCTCCTTCGAAAGTGGCCGGCGTTGCCAGACCGGGCAAG GCATCTTTGCCTTCAAGTGCGCCCGAGCAGAGGAAATCTTCAACATGCTGCAGGACGTCATGCACAACAACAGCATCAGCGTGGTGGAGGAGCCCGTGCTGGAggccaaccacagccacgtgGAGCCGGACCTTCCTCGCACGCCACGCACACCCACCA CTCCAGGCTACACCGGCCCAGCACTGCCCAATGGTGTTCCCCATCCTCGCTACCCCTCGTTTGGGGAAGGCTCCTCGCGCCCCTCCAGCCGACACCCGTCAGTGGGCAGTGCCCGCCTGCCGTCAGTAGGTGAGGAGTCCACACACCCTCTACTGGTGGCCGATGAGCCG ATTCACACCTATGTGAACACATCTGGTGTCCAGGACGAACGTAGTGCCCACAAGAGCAGCCAGGGCCCCACGGAGCCACGGCTCTCCCTCACAGAGAGCATGGCCCCCCCAGAGGAACCAGAGCCACGGGTGCTGCTGGAGCCAGAGGGGGTCAAGTTTGTGCTGGGCCCCACCCCTGTGCAGAAGCAGCTCATGGCCAAgcagcagcagcgggtggcAGGTGACGGGGAGCAGAAGGGTGGGGAGCCGGCACCACCAGTGCCGCCACCACCCCTTGGAGGAATCAACGGCGGTGTGGTCCCCGGAAACCCCGTCGACTGTGACACGGGTTATGACAGCGACGAACGGAAGGAGACCCCGCCGGTGGCTAAGCCAGCCTACGAGCACTTCAACGGCACTgcctctggccccgccccccgccgcagccGGCCGCCCATGCCCCTCCCGGATGCGCAGAACGTCAACAACTCGGCACAGCGGAGGACGGCACTGCTCAACTATGAGAACCTGCCTGCGCTGCCCCCTGTGTGGGAGGCGCCCAAGCCCAGCTCAGAGggtgaggaggatgaggaggaagaagaggaggccTTCGCACCAAAGACGCCGTCCCTCAACGGCTACCACCAGCATTCCAGCCTGGACCCAATGCACAACTATGTGAACACAGAGAATGTAACAGTCCCGCTCAGCGCCCACAAGCTGGACTCGGGTCGCCAGCGGGACAGCTCCGCCCCCACCGTGTTCAACTTTGACCTCCGGCGACCCGGGCCTGAGGCGCCGCGGCAGCTCAACTACATTGAGGTGGAGATGGAGAGGGGCTCGGACTCAAGCAACCCCCAGACCCCCAAGACCCCCACCACGCCCCTCCCACAGACCCCCACCCGCCGGACAGAGCTGTACGCGGTCATCGACATTGAGCGTACGGCCGCCATGTCCATCCTGCAGAAAGCACTGCCCCGCGACGATGGCACTGCCAGGAAGACGCGGCACAATAGTACTGACTTGCCCATGTGA
- the frs2a gene encoding fibroblast growth factor receptor substrate 2a isoform X2, whose protein sequence is MPSAGPTYACVDMVMTPTSSPSKVAGVARPGKDEVVGAGRGSVCVCSGAGIFAFKCARAEEIFNMLQDVMHNNSISVVEEPVLEANHSHVEPDLPRTPRTPTTPGYTGPALPNGVPHPRYPSFGEGSSRPSSRHPSVGSARLPSVGEESTHPLLVADEPIHTYVNTSGVQDERSAHKSSQGPTEPRLSLTESMAPPEEPEPRVLLEPEGVKFVLGPTPVQKQLMAKQQQRVAGDGEQKGGEPAPPVPPPPLGGINGGVVPGNPVDCDTGYDSDERKETPPVAKPAYEHFNGTASGPAPRRSRPPMPLPDAQNVNNSAQRRTALLNYENLPALPPVWEAPKPSSEGEEDEEEEEEAFAPKTPSLNGYHQHSSLDPMHNYVNTENVTVPLSAHKLDSGRQRDSSAPTVFNFDLRRPGPEAPRQLNYIEVEMERGSDSSNPQTPKTPTTPLPQTPTRRTELYAVIDIERTAAMSILQKALPRDDGTARKTRHNSTDLPM, encoded by the exons ATGCCGTCCGCTGGCCCTACCTATGCCTGCGTCGATATGGTTATGACTCCAACCTCTTCTCCTTCGAAAGTGGCCGGCGTTGCCAGACCGGGCAAG GATGAAGTGGTGGGAGCGGGCCGgggctctgtctgtgtgtgttctggGGCGG GCATCTTTGCCTTCAAGTGCGCCCGAGCAGAGGAAATCTTCAACATGCTGCAGGACGTCATGCACAACAACAGCATCAGCGTGGTGGAGGAGCCCGTGCTGGAggccaaccacagccacgtgGAGCCGGACCTTCCTCGCACGCCACGCACACCCACCA CTCCAGGCTACACCGGCCCAGCACTGCCCAATGGTGTTCCCCATCCTCGCTACCCCTCGTTTGGGGAAGGCTCCTCGCGCCCCTCCAGCCGACACCCGTCAGTGGGCAGTGCCCGCCTGCCGTCAGTAGGTGAGGAGTCCACACACCCTCTACTGGTGGCCGATGAGCCG ATTCACACCTATGTGAACACATCTGGTGTCCAGGACGAACGTAGTGCCCACAAGAGCAGCCAGGGCCCCACGGAGCCACGGCTCTCCCTCACAGAGAGCATGGCCCCCCCAGAGGAACCAGAGCCACGGGTGCTGCTGGAGCCAGAGGGGGTCAAGTTTGTGCTGGGCCCCACCCCTGTGCAGAAGCAGCTCATGGCCAAgcagcagcagcgggtggcAGGTGACGGGGAGCAGAAGGGTGGGGAGCCGGCACCACCAGTGCCGCCACCACCCCTTGGAGGAATCAACGGCGGTGTGGTCCCCGGAAACCCCGTCGACTGTGACACGGGTTATGACAGCGACGAACGGAAGGAGACCCCGCCGGTGGCTAAGCCAGCCTACGAGCACTTCAACGGCACTgcctctggccccgccccccgccgcagccGGCCGCCCATGCCCCTCCCGGATGCGCAGAACGTCAACAACTCGGCACAGCGGAGGACGGCACTGCTCAACTATGAGAACCTGCCTGCGCTGCCCCCTGTGTGGGAGGCGCCCAAGCCCAGCTCAGAGggtgaggaggatgaggaggaagaagaggaggccTTCGCACCAAAGACGCCGTCCCTCAACGGCTACCACCAGCATTCCAGCCTGGACCCAATGCACAACTATGTGAACACAGAGAATGTAACAGTCCCGCTCAGCGCCCACAAGCTGGACTCGGGTCGCCAGCGGGACAGCTCCGCCCCCACCGTGTTCAACTTTGACCTCCGGCGACCCGGGCCTGAGGCGCCGCGGCAGCTCAACTACATTGAGGTGGAGATGGAGAGGGGCTCGGACTCAAGCAACCCCCAGACCCCCAAGACCCCCACCACGCCCCTCCCACAGACCCCCACCCGCCGGACAGAGCTGTACGCGGTCATCGACATTGAGCGTACGGCCGCCATGTCCATCCTGCAGAAAGCACTGCCCCGCGACGATGGCACTGCCAGGAAGACGCGGCACAATAGTACTGACTTGCCCATGTGA